A genomic region of Nostoc sp. UHCC 0702 contains the following coding sequences:
- a CDS encoding bifunctional (p)ppGpp synthetase/guanosine-3',5'-bis(diphosphate) 3'-pyrophosphohydrolase: MSSIAINSSIDLALPEWLKKCLKESSAANSSEMDDRRHSDMVLIGRAFEFAYQLHQGQYRKSGELYISHPVAVAGLLRDLGGSPAMIAAGFLHDVVEDTDITIEEIEERFGHEVRQLVEGVTKLSKINFKSKTESQAENFRRMFLAMAQDIRVIVVKLADRLHNMRTLQYMSESSRRRSAQETRDIFAPLANRLGIWRIKWELEDLAFKYLEPEAYREIQQHVSEKRTAREEKLAQTTEMLRDRLQQAGIHCQDISGRPKHLYSIYQKMQRQQKEFHEIYDLAALRIIVQTNEECYRALAVVHDAFRPIPGRFKDYIGLPKPNRYQSLHTGVIGLTGRPLEVQIRTIEMHHIAEYGIAAHWKYKETGGSINSHLTGTDEKFTWLRQLLEWQSDLKDAQEYLDSVKDNLFEDDVYVFTPKGDVVPLSPGSTSIDFAYRIHTEVGNHCAGARVNGRIVPLSTRLQNGDIVEIITQKNSHPSLDWLNFVRTSAAKYRIKQWYKRSRREENVIRGREFLEKELGKTGFDSLLKSEAMQTVAEKCNYHSVEDLLAGLGYGEVTLNLVLNRWREVAKGQQPVTIATPFLPKDGSTLKALRDAPASNCRLTDSPIIGVEGLVYHLAGCCTPIPGEPIIGVVTRGRGISIHRQGCHNLENVEFERLVPVRWNPAAENNGCHHTYPVEIQIEALDRVGVLKDILSRLSDQSINVRHAQVKTATGQPALMDLGIDIRDRLQLEQVFTQIKKMSDILNIRRVGQIDE, translated from the coding sequence ATGAGCAGCATAGCTATAAATTCCTCAATTGATCTTGCCCTCCCAGAATGGTTAAAGAAATGTTTGAAGGAGTCATCGGCGGCAAATAGCAGCGAAATGGATGACCGAAGACACAGTGATATGGTCTTGATTGGTCGTGCATTTGAGTTCGCTTACCAATTGCATCAAGGTCAATACCGCAAATCAGGAGAACTATACATCAGTCATCCCGTTGCTGTGGCTGGATTACTACGTGATCTAGGGGGCAGTCCTGCTATGATAGCAGCTGGATTTCTCCATGATGTAGTTGAAGATACAGATATTACAATTGAAGAAATAGAAGAGCGCTTTGGGCATGAAGTCCGCCAATTAGTAGAAGGTGTCACCAAGCTTTCTAAAATCAATTTTAAAAGCAAAACCGAAAGCCAAGCGGAAAACTTCCGCCGCATGTTTTTGGCAATGGCGCAAGATATCAGGGTAATTGTGGTCAAGCTGGCAGACCGTTTGCATAATATGCGAACTCTACAGTATATGTCAGAGTCCAGCCGCCGCCGCAGCGCCCAGGAAACGCGAGATATTTTTGCGCCCCTAGCCAATCGGTTGGGGATCTGGCGGATCAAATGGGAACTGGAAGATTTGGCTTTTAAATACCTGGAACCTGAAGCTTACCGCGAAATACAGCAGCATGTTTCCGAAAAACGGACGGCACGAGAAGAGAAATTAGCACAAACTACTGAAATGTTGCGGGATCGTTTGCAACAAGCCGGAATTCACTGCCAGGACATCAGCGGTCGTCCCAAACACCTTTATAGCATTTACCAAAAAATGCAGCGGCAGCAAAAGGAATTTCATGAAATTTACGATTTGGCAGCCCTGCGAATTATTGTCCAGACCAATGAGGAATGTTATCGTGCTTTGGCGGTGGTTCACGATGCCTTTCGCCCGATCCCCGGTAGATTTAAGGATTACATTGGCTTGCCAAAGCCCAACCGTTACCAGTCGTTGCACACTGGCGTCATCGGTTTAACAGGTCGTCCTCTGGAGGTGCAAATTCGCACCATAGAAATGCATCACATTGCCGAGTATGGAATTGCCGCTCATTGGAAGTATAAAGAAACTGGCGGTTCTATTAATAGCCATTTAACAGGAACCGATGAAAAGTTTACTTGGTTGCGTCAGCTGTTGGAATGGCAAAGCGACCTCAAGGATGCTCAAGAGTATCTCGACAGTGTAAAAGATAATCTATTTGAAGATGATGTTTATGTCTTTACCCCCAAGGGGGATGTTGTACCCTTAAGCCCCGGTTCTACCAGTATAGATTTTGCTTATCGGATTCATACAGAAGTGGGAAACCACTGTGCAGGGGCGCGGGTGAATGGACGGATAGTACCGCTGTCTACGCGGCTGCAAAATGGGGATATTGTAGAGATTATCACCCAAAAGAACAGCCATCCGAGTTTAGATTGGTTGAACTTTGTCCGAACCTCAGCAGCCAAGTATCGCATTAAGCAATGGTACAAGCGATCGCGCCGCGAAGAAAATGTCATCCGTGGACGAGAATTTTTAGAAAAAGAACTCGGTAAAACTGGTTTTGATAGTTTGTTGAAGTCAGAAGCAATGCAGACTGTGGCTGAAAAGTGTAATTACCACAGTGTGGAGGATTTACTTGCAGGATTGGGTTACGGTGAAGTGACGCTGAACTTAGTGCTAAACCGTTGGCGAGAAGTGGCGAAAGGACAACAACCTGTCACCATTGCAACTCCATTTCTTCCCAAAGATGGAAGTACACTTAAAGCTTTGCGGGATGCACCTGCAAGTAATTGTCGCTTAACTGATTCGCCAATTATTGGCGTGGAAGGTTTGGTGTATCATCTGGCTGGGTGTTGTACTCCGATTCCTGGCGAACCAATTATTGGTGTAGTCACCAGAGGTAGAGGAATTTCGATTCATCGCCAAGGGTGTCATAATCTGGAGAATGTGGAGTTTGAGCGCTTAGTACCAGTGAGGTGGAACCCAGCAGCCGAAAATAATGGTTGTCATCACACCTACCCAGTGGAAATTCAAATTGAAGCTCTTGACCGTGTGGGAGTGTTAAAAGATATTCTGTCACGGTTAAGTGACCAAAGCATTAATGTGCGTCATGCTCAGGTGAAAACTGCTACAGGTCAACCAGCATTAATGGACTTAGGAATAGATATACGCGATCGCCTGCAACTAGAACAAGTCTTCACCCAAATCAAAAAAATGAGCGACATTTTGAATATACGCCGCGTTGGGCAGATAGACGAGTAG
- the patD gene encoding heterocyst frequency control protein PatD, whose amino-acid sequence MSLNHKKYQDLAILLKELRLDATSTQLDAPELRQRLASLLQIFQQEIVPLADEDSRVQSYRTEISKQLRLLEIDIMFFQGARQVSTAKTRLETIGDRLTTLIGYCDAILQREDKEEK is encoded by the coding sequence ATGTCTCTAAATCATAAGAAATATCAGGACTTAGCAATTTTGCTAAAAGAGCTACGTCTTGATGCCACCTCTACCCAACTAGATGCACCCGAACTGCGGCAGCGGTTAGCTTCTTTGCTGCAAATATTTCAGCAGGAAATTGTACCTTTGGCAGATGAAGACTCGCGGGTGCAGTCTTATCGAACCGAGATCAGTAAACAGTTGCGCCTGCTGGAAATAGATATCATGTTTTTCCAAGGGGCGCGGCAGGTATCTACTGCAAAAACCAGACTTGAGACAATTGGCGATCGCCTGACTACTCTCATCGGATACTGTGATGCCATCCTTCAACGAGAAGATAAGGAAGAAAAATAG
- a CDS encoding aldo/keto reductase, producing the protein MLYRRFGRTELQMPVFSCGGMRYQFKWQDVPQSEIPADNQKNLEATILRAVEVGINHIETARGYGSSEMQLGRILPKFVREKLIVQTKVGPVADAKEFRQTFEQSLRNLQLDYVDLLGLHGINDAVTLDHSIRAGGCLEVAQQLRSEGKVRFIGFSTHGSVETIVQTINTNLFDYVNLHWYYINQWNWAAIEAASRHDMGVFIISPADKGGKLYDPPEKLVNLCAPLSPMVFNDLFCLSHAKVHTLSIGAAKPQDFDEHLKTLDLLDRSSEILPPILARLEEEAIATLGEDWVKTWEMNLPSWEETPGQVNMRVILWLLNLAIAYDLVDYATMRYNLLGNGSHWFPGNKADRLDELDLRQCLAQSPHADKIPQFLAKAHQLLAGEEVKRLSRS; encoded by the coding sequence ATGCTATATAGAAGATTTGGACGCACAGAATTGCAGATGCCGGTGTTTTCCTGCGGCGGCATGAGATACCAGTTCAAATGGCAAGATGTCCCACAGTCAGAAATTCCTGCGGACAATCAAAAAAATCTGGAAGCGACTATTCTACGGGCAGTTGAGGTTGGTATTAACCATATTGAAACTGCTCGTGGTTATGGTAGCTCGGAAATGCAGTTGGGGAGAATATTACCTAAGTTTGTGCGAGAAAAGTTAATTGTTCAGACTAAAGTTGGCCCTGTTGCAGATGCGAAGGAATTTCGGCAGACTTTTGAACAATCATTGCGAAATCTCCAGCTAGATTATGTTGATCTACTGGGGTTACACGGTATCAATGATGCTGTTACTTTAGACCACAGTATTCGTGCTGGTGGTTGTCTGGAAGTGGCACAACAGTTACGTTCAGAGGGAAAAGTCAGATTTATTGGCTTTTCTACCCACGGTTCTGTTGAGACGATTGTACAGACAATTAATACTAATCTATTTGATTATGTAAACCTGCATTGGTACTACATTAATCAATGGAATTGGGCAGCAATTGAAGCTGCTAGCCGTCATGATATGGGAGTGTTTATTATTAGCCCTGCCGATAAAGGAGGAAAGTTATATGATCCACCAGAAAAATTAGTAAATCTTTGCGCCCCGTTGAGTCCAATGGTGTTTAATGACTTGTTTTGTTTGAGCCATGCAAAGGTGCATACATTGAGTATAGGTGCAGCAAAGCCACAAGATTTTGATGAACACCTCAAGACTTTAGATTTATTAGATCGCTCATCAGAGATTTTGCCACCAATTTTGGCAAGGTTGGAAGAGGAGGCGATCGCCACTTTGGGAGAAGATTGGGTAAAAACCTGGGAGATGAATTTACCTAGCTGGGAGGAAACACCGGGCCAGGTAAATATGCGAGTAATTTTGTGGTTGTTGAATTTAGCGATCGCCTACGATTTAGTAGACTATGCCACAATGCGCTATAACCTGCTTGGTAATGGCAGTCACTGGTTTCCGGGAAACAAAGCAGATCGCTTAGATGAACTAGACTTGCGCCAATGTCTCGCCCAAAGTCCCCATGCTGATAAAATCCCCCAGTTTCTAGCAAAAGCCCATCAGCTTTTGGCAGGTGAAGAAGTTAAACGTCTATCTCGAAGTTAG
- a CDS encoding HlyC/CorC family transporter, which yields MSSITFEILIILVLIIANGVFSMSEMAIVSARKVRLQQLANQGDAKARVALKLAESPNHFLSTVQVGISLIGILTGAFGGATIAEKVAVYLKLVPLLRAYSEPLAFGIVVLLITYLSLIIGELVPKRLALNNPERIAAIVAIPMRALAALASPVVYLLSASTDMVLRVLGITPSLEPQVTEEEIKILIEQGTEAGTFEEAEQDMVERVFRLGDRPVSYLMTPRPDIVWLDLEDSAEENRQKMVESAYSRYPVCQAGLDNVLGVIPVTDLLARSFRGEPLDLTVGLRQPVFVPESTRGLKVLELFKQTITHMALVVDEYGVIQGLVTLNDIMSEIVGDVPAGPGQDEPQAVQREDGSWLLDGMLAVEDFLELFGMEEWESEERGSYQTLGGFVITHLGRIPAAADHFEWQGMRIEVMDMDGNRVDKVLVMPTANQTVDTTSE from the coding sequence ATGTCCTCCATCACTTTTGAAATTTTAATCATTTTGGTATTAATTATTGCCAACGGTGTATTTTCTATGTCTGAGATGGCGATTGTCTCAGCCCGAAAAGTCAGGCTACAGCAGCTTGCCAATCAAGGGGACGCTAAGGCGAGGGTAGCATTGAAACTAGCGGAGTCGCCAAATCACTTTTTGTCAACTGTGCAAGTCGGTATTTCGCTGATCGGTATTCTCACTGGTGCTTTTGGAGGAGCAACTATTGCCGAAAAAGTCGCTGTATATTTAAAGCTCGTTCCCTTGTTGAGAGCTTATAGTGAACCGCTGGCTTTCGGGATAGTGGTTTTGCTCATTACCTATTTGTCCTTAATTATCGGCGAACTTGTACCTAAGCGTCTGGCATTGAACAATCCAGAACGGATTGCGGCGATTGTTGCTATTCCCATGCGAGCTTTAGCCGCACTTGCTTCTCCAGTAGTTTACTTATTAAGTGCTTCTACAGATATGGTGCTGCGAGTGTTAGGAATTACACCTTCTCTTGAACCACAAGTCACTGAGGAAGAAATCAAAATTCTCATTGAACAAGGCACAGAAGCAGGAACTTTTGAGGAAGCCGAACAGGATATGGTAGAGCGAGTATTTCGCTTAGGCGATCGCCCTGTTAGTTATTTGATGACACCTCGTCCTGATATTGTTTGGCTGGACTTGGAGGACTCTGCCGAAGAAAACCGCCAGAAGATGGTCGAAAGTGCCTATTCTCGATATCCAGTTTGTCAGGCAGGACTGGACAATGTGCTGGGTGTGATCCCCGTTACCGACTTATTAGCCCGGAGTTTCCGAGGTGAACCCCTAGACTTGACAGTAGGATTACGACAGCCTGTATTTGTGCCAGAAAGCACCCGTGGTTTAAAAGTTTTGGAGTTATTCAAGCAAACCATCACTCACATGGCGTTGGTAGTGGATGAATACGGTGTAATTCAAGGATTAGTCACTCTCAATGACATTATGAGCGAAATCGTGGGTGATGTACCAGCTGGCCCTGGACAGGACGAACCACAAGCTGTGCAACGAGAGGATGGTTCCTGGCTGTTAGATGGCATGTTAGCTGTAGAAGATTTTTTGGAACTTTTCGGTATGGAAGAGTGGGAATCCGAAGAACGAGGTAGCTATCAAACGCTGGGAGGCTTTGTCATTACCCATCTCGGTCGTATTCCCGCAGCAGCAGATCATTTTGAATGGCAGGGTATGCGTATTGAAGTCATGGATATGGATGGCAACCGTGTTGATAAAGTGTTAGTGATGCCAACAGCAAATCAAACTGTGGATACGACATCTGAATAA